The following proteins are encoded in a genomic region of Glycine soja cultivar W05 chromosome 17, ASM419377v2, whole genome shotgun sequence:
- the LOC114392712 gene encoding probable N-acetyltransferase HLS1, with amino-acid sequence MGESEFVPSVAVSVREFDPTKDIEKVEAVERICEVGPSGKLSLFTDLHGDPICRVRNSPTFLMLIAEIGQETVGMIRGCIKTVTCGKKLHRQGKNNTEPKQVPIYTKLAYILGLRVSPHHRRMGIGMKLVKKMEEWFRDNGAEYAYMATEKDNVASVKLFTDKCGYSKFRTPCILANPVFSHPARISHKVTIIELSPSDAEILYRSKFSTTEFFPRDVDSVLRNKLSLGTFLAVPKGLYRADTWPGSTRFLEGPPPCSWALVSVWNCKDVFTLEVKGASRVKKTLAKTTRVLDRAFPWLRLPSVPNFFEPFGFHFLYGLGGEGPQAQKMIRALCGFAHNLARDRGCEVVATEVSSQEPLRCAIPHWKMLSCEEDLWCIKRLGEDYSDGSLGDWTKSPPGFSIFVDPREV; translated from the exons ATGGGAGAGTCTGAGTTTGTTCCTTCGGTGGCTGTGAGTGTGAGAGAGTTTGATCCAACTAAAGACATAGAGAAAGTGGAAGCCGTTGAAAGAATATGTGAGGTTGGACCCAGTGGAAAGCTTTCCCTCTTCACCGACCTCCATGGTGACCCAATTTGCAGGGTCCGCAACTCACCTACTTTCCTCATGCTG ATAGCCGAAATTGGCCAAGAGACAGTAGGAATGATAAGAGGTTGCATCAAAACCGTTACTTGCGGAAAAAAGCTCCACAGGCAAGGAAAAAACAACACCGAGCCAAAACAAGTCCCTATTTACACCAAACTAGCCTACATATTAGGCCTTCGTGTTTCTCCACATCACag GAGAATGGGAATAGGGATGAAGCTTgtgaagaaaatggaggaaTGGTTCAGGGATAACGGGGCAGAGTATGCATACATGGCTACGGAGAAGGACAACGTTGCATCCGTCAAGTTGTTCACCGACAAATGTGGGTACTCAAAGTTTCGTACCCCCTGCATTCTCGCGAATCCTGTTTTCTCGCATCCTGCTAGAATCTCTCACAAAGTGACTATCATTGAACTCTCTCCGAGCGATGCCGAAATACTCTACCGCAGCAAGTTTTCCACAACGGAGTTCTTCCCGCGCGACGTAGACTCCGTTCTCCGTAATAAGCTCTCCTTAGGCACTTTTCTTGCCGTCCCCAAAGGCTTGTACCGGGCTGACACGTGGCCCGGCTCAACCCGCTTTCTTGAGGGTCCACCACCCTGTTCTTGGGCCCTAGTCAGTGTGTGGAACTGCAAGGACGTGTTCACACTGGAGGTAAAAGGTGCTTCGCGCGTGAAGAAGACGCTCGCCAAGACCACTCGCGTCCTCGATCGTGCCTTCCCCTGGCTGCGCTTGCCCTCCGTTCCTAATTTCTTTGAGCCCTTCGGGTTTCATTTTTTGTATGGGCTTGGAGGAGAGGGCCCGCAGGCCCAGAAGATGATCCGGGCTTTGTGCGGGTTTGCCCATAACCTCGCCCGGGATCGCGGCTGTGAGGTTGTGGCCACCGAAGTTTCAAGCCAAGAACCGTTACGGTGCGCTATCCCGCACTGGAAAATGCTCTCATGCGAAGAAGATCTGTGGTGCATTAAGAGATTAGGAGAAGATTACAGTGATGGCTCTCTGGGTGATTGGACTAAATCCCCTCCAGGCTTCTCAATTTTTGTTGATCCcagagaagtttga